One genomic region from Leptospira montravelensis encodes:
- a CDS encoding sodium:solute symporter family protein, which yields MIPFHFLDFIFFLFPFFVIVFLLFRFRSKQSSTKEYFQAEGSLSWFVAGTAMVATTFAADTPLAVTEIIRSQGIAGNWIWWYMAVGGFVTVFFFSKLWKRSGASTDLELIRLRYSGKEAEFLRGFKAFVIGFLLNLVILGWVNLAMLKIIPVFFPNVTGSHILIYLLLFGVFYTSIAGLRGISYIDVFQFFLAWIGCILFAYFAINLPSVGGLEGLKQKLNADKILFFPNGSSGTLPWDHFLILLTVLWWSSWYPGSEPGGGGYIAQRILATKNENAALKGSLWFVVAHYFVRPWPWILVALVSIVLYPNLSEIESGKGFLMVLQEGMPSGMMGLMLSAFLAAYLSTLATHLNWGASYLVNDLIKPITKVDKPDSYYLKISYGIQILTAVCSFLLAVYGMETIKGAWVFLLEASSGIGFILIARWFFWRISAWTEILAFILSPILYLVFSVYLKTIFPYSIFYTALTSSTILILSTYVLPTTNRDVLIRFYETTKPPYYFWKGIFQNDNEPKQIIYPNRLIVSFLGTVSGLSFVFGGLYSIQCLLWKEGEILIGFPLFLFGLLGLYFSIQSLQEKTTE from the coding sequence ATGATTCCTTTCCATTTTCTAGATTTTATTTTTTTTCTTTTTCCATTCTTTGTAATCGTCTTCCTTTTATTTCGTTTTCGCTCCAAACAAAGTTCAACTAAAGAATACTTCCAGGCAGAAGGTAGTTTGTCTTGGTTTGTGGCAGGCACAGCAATGGTTGCAACAACTTTTGCCGCGGACACACCACTTGCTGTAACAGAAATTATACGAAGCCAAGGAATCGCAGGAAATTGGATTTGGTGGTATATGGCAGTGGGTGGATTTGTTACTGTCTTTTTCTTTTCAAAATTATGGAAAAGGTCTGGTGCATCTACTGATTTAGAACTTATAAGACTTCGATATAGCGGCAAGGAAGCTGAATTTTTAAGAGGATTCAAAGCCTTTGTGATTGGTTTTTTACTCAATCTGGTGATTCTCGGTTGGGTCAATTTAGCCATGTTAAAAATCATTCCAGTATTTTTTCCCAATGTAACTGGCTCTCACATTCTTATTTACTTACTGCTATTTGGTGTTTTTTATACCTCAATCGCTGGACTTCGCGGGATATCCTATATTGATGTTTTCCAATTTTTTTTAGCATGGATTGGATGTATACTTTTTGCGTATTTCGCAATAAACTTACCCTCCGTCGGTGGATTAGAAGGTTTAAAACAAAAACTTAATGCAGACAAAATTTTATTTTTTCCGAATGGATCTTCAGGAACTCTTCCTTGGGATCATTTTTTAATACTCCTAACAGTCCTTTGGTGGTCCAGTTGGTATCCAGGTTCGGAACCTGGAGGAGGGGGGTACATTGCCCAAAGAATCCTTGCCACAAAAAATGAAAATGCTGCACTAAAGGGTTCTCTTTGGTTTGTAGTAGCTCATTATTTTGTAAGACCTTGGCCCTGGATATTAGTGGCTCTTGTTTCCATTGTACTTTATCCTAATCTTTCTGAAATCGAAAGTGGAAAAGGTTTTCTGATGGTTTTACAAGAGGGAATGCCAAGTGGAATGATGGGACTTATGCTAAGTGCTTTTCTTGCTGCCTATTTATCAACACTGGCAACACATTTGAATTGGGGAGCATCTTATCTGGTCAATGACCTTATAAAACCAATAACAAAAGTTGATAAACCTGATTCTTATTATCTTAAAATATCTTATGGAATACAAATCTTAACAGCCGTTTGTTCCTTTTTACTTGCTGTTTATGGAATGGAAACGATCAAAGGGGCCTGGGTATTTTTGTTAGAAGCCTCTTCTGGAATAGGTTTTATCTTAATTGCACGTTGGTTTTTTTGGCGTATTTCTGCATGGACAGAAATATTGGCCTTTATTCTTTCCCCTATTTTGTACTTAGTTTTTTCAGTTTACTTAAAGACAATTTTTCCCTATTCTATTTTCTATACTGCCCTCACTTCTAGCACCATTCTAATACTATCTACCTATGTTTTACCCACAACGAATCGAGATGTTTTGATTCGGTTCTATGAAACAACAAAACCTCCATATTACTTCTGGAAAGGTATATTTCAAAATGATAACGAACCAAAACAAATCATATATCCCAATCGGCTGATTGTTTCTTTTTTGGGGACAGTGTCAGGTCTTAGTTTTGTGTTCGGCGGTTTATATTCGATCCAATGTTTATTATGGAAAGAAGGAGAAATTTTAATTGGCTTTCCTTTGTTTCTTTTTGGATTATTGGGATTGTATTTTTCAATCCAATCGTTACAGGAAAAAACTACAGAATAA
- a CDS encoding acetylxylan esterase, with translation MPQTVSFDECFQTVPKLDPPSDLDSFWKVGISELKKVPINASYKTVLKGSFIWESLNDVSFQGIGNHVLHGKLAIPRKRGNRPVVVYFHDYLALPEEIQKGYSDLGVAQLHLTLRGHGEEMIHAPIDPVTGKAPIGWTPNYFAHGLDQKEEFYMRKLYLDVIRTIEFLRLTDGIDGDQIILHGKSIGSALSVFGAAYSDRIKGLILETPSFCYIDKDQISLKGNPWVRELTPFLEKRATKKIDYKKELAYFDALNFAKKIKIPALFSCGMEDVISHPKSTFALFNHMNCDKRMQLYPTEGNEAGKDKQPQANLEFVKEIFAL, from the coding sequence ATGCCTCAAACCGTTAGTTTTGATGAATGTTTCCAAACAGTTCCGAAACTAGATCCTCCTTCGGATTTAGATAGTTTTTGGAAAGTGGGGATTTCTGAGTTAAAAAAAGTTCCGATTAATGCGAGTTATAAAACTGTATTGAAAGGTTCGTTTATTTGGGAATCACTAAATGATGTGAGTTTTCAAGGTATCGGCAATCATGTATTACATGGTAAATTGGCTATTCCTCGAAAAAGGGGAAATCGACCTGTTGTAGTTTATTTTCATGATTATTTGGCTCTTCCCGAAGAAATCCAAAAAGGATATTCAGATTTGGGAGTTGCCCAACTTCACCTCACCTTACGAGGTCATGGCGAAGAAATGATTCATGCTCCGATTGATCCAGTTACTGGAAAAGCACCAATAGGTTGGACTCCTAATTACTTTGCACATGGTTTGGACCAAAAAGAAGAATTTTACATGCGTAAACTTTATTTAGATGTGATACGAACCATTGAATTTTTACGTTTAACTGATGGAATTGATGGAGATCAAATTATCTTACATGGTAAGTCCATAGGTTCGGCTTTGTCAGTTTTTGGAGCCGCTTATTCGGATAGAATCAAGGGACTCATTTTAGAAACACCTTCCTTTTGTTATATAGACAAAGACCAGATTTCATTAAAAGGAAATCCTTGGGTGAGAGAGCTTACTCCTTTTTTAGAAAAAAGAGCCACTAAAAAAATTGACTATAAAAAAGAATTAGCATATTTTGATGCACTAAACTTTGCAAAAAAAATTAAAATTCCGGCACTCTTTTCATGCGGGATGGAAGATGTGATCTCACATCCTAAATCAACATTTGCATTGTTCAATCATATGAATTGTGATAAACGTATGCAATTGTATCCCACTGAAGGAAATGAAGCAGGAAAAGACAAACAACCCCAAGCCAACTTGGAATTTGTGAAAGAAATTTTTGCCTTATGA
- the folD gene encoding bifunctional methylenetetrahydrofolate dehydrogenase/methenyltetrahydrofolate cyclohydrolase FolD, with protein sequence MKSSILLDGKAISEKIRNRITETLAKAKSEGKGVPTLATILVGDNPASETYVNMKVKACEKVGMGSRYVRMKEETTTEELLAEIRKLNADNSVNGILLQHPVPHQIDERLCFDEIALEKDVDGVTTISFGKLSMNSEAYYPCTPYGMVLLLQEYGIDVTGKHAVVVGRSPILGKPMAIMLTNLNATVTLCHSKTKNLPELVKQADIVVGAVGKPEFIKANWIKDGAVVLDAGYNVGNVGDIEISKAKDIASYYTPVPGGVGPMTISVLLLQTMYSFLNQFSPKLDSHASNR encoded by the coding sequence ATGAAATCTAGCATCCTATTAGACGGTAAAGCGATTTCCGAAAAAATTCGAAATCGAATCACAGAAACACTAGCAAAAGCTAAATCCGAAGGTAAGGGAGTCCCCACTCTTGCTACCATCCTTGTTGGGGATAACCCTGCATCAGAAACTTATGTGAACATGAAGGTGAAGGCATGTGAAAAAGTGGGAATGGGTTCACGATATGTTCGGATGAAAGAAGAAACAACCACTGAAGAGTTGTTAGCTGAAATAAGAAAATTGAACGCAGATAATTCGGTCAATGGAATTCTTTTACAACATCCAGTTCCTCACCAAATTGATGAGCGTTTGTGTTTTGATGAAATCGCACTAGAAAAAGATGTAGATGGTGTGACTACCATTTCCTTTGGAAAACTATCTATGAATAGTGAAGCATATTATCCGTGCACTCCGTACGGAATGGTATTACTTCTTCAGGAATATGGAATTGATGTCACAGGTAAACATGCAGTTGTTGTTGGTAGATCGCCAATTCTTGGAAAACCAATGGCAATCATGCTCACAAATTTAAATGCTACTGTTACATTGTGTCATTCTAAAACTAAAAACCTACCAGAGCTTGTGAAACAAGCGGACATAGTGGTAGGCGCTGTTGGAAAACCTGAGTTCATAAAAGCAAATTGGATTAAGGATGGGGCTGTGGTTTTAGATGCTGGTTATAATGTTGGAAATGTAGGCGATATTGAAATCTCCAAAGCCAAAGATATAGCCTCTTATTATACACCTGTTCCTGGTGGTGTGGGTCCAATGACAATATCAGTTCTTCTCTTACAAACTATGTATAGTTTTTTAAACCAGTTTTCACCTAAGTTGGATTCCCATGCCTCAAACCGTTAG
- the cysS gene encoding cysteine--tRNA ligase, with product MKFIPFVFQNSKSGKKEPFLPKDPQHVSIYSCGPTVYNFAHIGNIRSFLFVDILRRSLLLGGYKLNQSMNITDIDDKIINESIKRKISVEEFTKPWTEAFFKDLETLHVQKLEHYPKATESIDAMVGLVETLSSNGLVYEKDGNLYFSIQKFSRYGELSKIDVSGMKAGVRYDADEYEKDDVRDFVLWKNQKSEEEKCWHTRIGNGRPGWHLECSAMIRKVYGSGVDIHTGGIDLLFPHHENEAAQSIGAYPNEEFVGTWLHCEHLLVDGEKMSKSKGNFYTLRDILEKGYDPNSIRYHLISAHYRSKLNFSLNKLEESKIAMDRIQNTIYRVLEVGNLWELVPKHYEEFHYTALDLQNINSEFMNSLADDLNVPKALASVFELVRIVNQYLDSHGSNVDTKYLNETVQLFYTMNELFAVFQFEKQVQSLEGISEEWILEQIELRKTAKQNKDFSTADRIRKELEEKGILLADTKEGKTTWKKAP from the coding sequence ATGAAATTCATTCCCTTTGTATTCCAGAATTCTAAATCGGGAAAAAAAGAACCATTTTTGCCCAAGGATCCTCAACATGTGAGTATTTATTCCTGTGGACCAACTGTATATAATTTTGCCCATATTGGAAATATTCGTTCCTTTTTGTTTGTAGATATTCTTCGTCGTTCACTTCTACTCGGTGGGTATAAACTCAACCAATCTATGAATATCACTGACATTGATGACAAAATTATCAATGAATCAATTAAAAGAAAAATCAGTGTAGAAGAATTTACTAAACCTTGGACTGAAGCCTTCTTTAAAGATTTAGAAACCCTACATGTGCAAAAATTAGAACATTACCCGAAAGCTACTGAATCCATTGATGCTATGGTGGGTCTTGTGGAAACATTAAGTTCCAATGGACTTGTCTATGAAAAAGATGGTAACTTGTATTTTTCAATTCAGAAATTTAGTAGGTATGGTGAACTTTCTAAAATTGATGTTTCCGGAATGAAGGCAGGTGTTCGATATGATGCCGATGAATACGAAAAAGATGATGTAAGAGATTTTGTTCTTTGGAAAAATCAAAAGAGTGAAGAAGAAAAGTGTTGGCATACTCGGATCGGAAATGGAAGACCTGGTTGGCATTTAGAGTGTTCGGCGATGATTCGAAAGGTTTATGGTTCTGGTGTAGACATTCATACGGGTGGCATTGACCTACTTTTCCCCCATCATGAAAATGAAGCAGCTCAAAGTATTGGAGCATATCCCAATGAAGAATTTGTAGGAACATGGCTGCACTGCGAACATCTATTAGTTGATGGCGAGAAAATGTCAAAAAGTAAGGGAAATTTTTACACCTTACGTGATATTTTAGAAAAAGGATACGACCCAAATTCAATTCGTTACCATTTGATTTCTGCACATTACAGAAGTAAGTTGAATTTTTCACTAAACAAACTAGAAGAATCAAAGATAGCAATGGATAGAATTCAAAATACGATTTATCGTGTTTTAGAAGTGGGAAATCTATGGGAATTAGTTCCAAAACATTATGAAGAGTTCCATTATACTGCTTTAGATTTACAAAATATTAATTCGGAATTTATGAATTCATTGGCAGATGATTTAAATGTTCCAAAAGCCCTTGCTTCTGTATTTGAATTAGTACGAATTGTGAACCAATATTTGGATTCACATGGTTCTAACGTTGATACAAAGTATTTAAATGAGACAGTTCAATTGTTTTATACAATGAATGAACTTTTTGCAGTATTTCAGTTTGAAAAACAAGTTCAATCCTTAGAGGGAATATCCGAAGAATGGATTCTGGAACAAATTGAACTTCGAAAAACTGCAAAACAAAACAAAGATTTTTCTACTGCCGATAGAATTCGTAAAGAGTTGGAAGAAAAAGGAATCCTTCTCGCTGATACAAAAGAAGGAAAGACCACATGGAAAAAAGCCCCGTAG
- the hisF gene encoding imidazole glycerol phosphate synthase subunit HisF: MDELTKRVIPCLDIKGGRVVKGIQFVNLVDAGDPVSCAVAYEENKADELCFLDITASSDKRDILLHLVEQVANRLFIPFTVGGGIRTIDDVKAVLNKGADKVSINTSAFQNPKLLKDSSEIYGSQCIVCAIDVKFHPERKRYEVYLNGGRLETGREALDWGREAFEMGAGEILLTSMDKDGTKDGFDITLMKSFTSNLSIPIIASGGAGNPEHMAEVILRGGADAVLAASIFHFGEFSIQETKQTMKEMGIKVRL, translated from the coding sequence ATGGATGAGCTAACCAAAAGAGTCATTCCTTGTCTGGATATCAAAGGGGGAAGGGTTGTAAAAGGTATACAATTTGTAAATCTTGTTGATGCCGGTGATCCAGTATCCTGTGCAGTTGCTTACGAAGAAAACAAAGCTGATGAACTTTGTTTTTTGGATATTACTGCTTCCTCTGACAAACGCGACATTCTCCTACACTTAGTAGAACAAGTGGCGAATAGACTTTTTATTCCTTTCACTGTCGGTGGAGGGATTCGAACCATTGATGATGTAAAAGCGGTTTTAAATAAGGGAGCCGACAAAGTTTCTATCAATACAAGTGCTTTTCAGAATCCAAAACTACTCAAGGATTCCAGTGAAATTTATGGATCTCAATGTATTGTCTGCGCCATCGATGTAAAATTTCATCCTGAACGTAAACGTTACGAAGTGTATCTCAATGGAGGTCGACTTGAAACAGGTAGGGAAGCACTGGATTGGGGAAGGGAAGCCTTTGAAATGGGAGCAGGAGAAATTCTTCTTACTTCAATGGATAAAGATGGAACCAAAGATGGATTTGATATCACTCTTATGAAATCTTTCACCTCCAATCTTTCCATCCCAATTATTGCCTCTGGTGGAGCTGGAAATCCTGAACATATGGCTGAGGTCATCCTTAGAGGTGGAGCCGATGCCGTTCTTGCCGCATCAATTTTTCACTTTGGTGAATTTTCAATACAAGAAACGAAACAAACAATGAAAGAGATGGGAATCAAAGTGAGATTATGA
- the asnS gene encoding asparagine--tRNA ligase codes for MIPSLDPSKSDSHPTSTHSFQGWVQGLRGNNHVQFLQLRTQGKIFQVVAEKEFLGEDTFKQVKGLPQETSLVVEGILQENAKAPGGKELFLHSLTIVGESDQYPITPKEHGPDFLHNHRHLWLRSKRQLAIQRVRSELSFAIREFFRNDSYTLIDTPILTGSIGESAGTLFSTAYFDLGQAYLAQTGQLYLETAAFAHSKVYCFGPTFRAEKSKTRRHLTEFWMLEAETAFLNQEANMHLQERFVKTVLRTTIERTLEDLKVLERDPAPLLEQLNRTFPRVDYGEAIQILQTAGEEITWGEDINSDREQILTAHFGTALFIQNFPRAIKAFYMKQNPNDPKTVLSADLIAPDGIGEIIGGSEREESYEKIVERLKEEGLPPEDYSWYLDLRKYGSVPHSGFGMGLERVIAWVCGLSHIRECIPFPRMIYRLTP; via the coding sequence ATGATTCCAAGTTTAGATCCATCAAAATCCGATTCACATCCGACTTCCACTCACAGTTTCCAAGGTTGGGTCCAAGGACTCCGAGGCAATAACCATGTCCAATTCCTCCAACTCCGCACCCAAGGAAAAATCTTCCAAGTGGTGGCAGAAAAGGAATTTTTAGGTGAAGATACCTTCAAACAAGTAAAAGGCCTTCCGCAAGAAACATCCCTTGTGGTAGAGGGTATTTTGCAAGAGAATGCCAAGGCACCAGGCGGAAAGGAATTGTTTTTACACTCGCTTACGATTGTCGGTGAGTCAGACCAATACCCAATCACTCCCAAAGAACATGGACCTGATTTTTTACACAATCATAGGCATTTATGGTTACGTTCCAAACGCCAACTTGCCATCCAAAGAGTGCGCTCCGAATTGTCCTTTGCCATCCGCGAATTCTTTCGTAATGACAGCTATACCCTTATCGACACACCCATTCTCACGGGTTCCATCGGCGAATCAGCCGGAACTCTTTTTTCCACGGCGTATTTTGATTTAGGGCAAGCGTATTTGGCCCAAACAGGGCAACTGTATTTGGAAACAGCTGCCTTTGCTCACTCCAAAGTTTATTGTTTTGGACCTACCTTTCGTGCCGAAAAAAGCAAAACAAGAAGGCACTTAACGGAGTTTTGGATGCTCGAAGCAGAAACCGCCTTCCTAAACCAAGAGGCAAATATGCACTTACAAGAACGATTCGTAAAAACAGTTCTGCGGACCACTATCGAACGAACCTTAGAGGATCTAAAGGTTTTAGAAAGGGATCCAGCGCCACTTTTAGAACAACTGAACCGAACTTTCCCACGAGTAGATTACGGGGAGGCCATCCAAATTTTACAAACCGCTGGAGAAGAGATCACTTGGGGGGAAGACATCAACTCGGACAGAGAACAAATTCTCACCGCGCATTTTGGCACAGCACTCTTCATCCAAAATTTTCCCAGGGCCATCAAAGCCTTTTATATGAAACAAAATCCAAATGACCCCAAAACGGTCCTTTCAGCTGATCTCATAGCTCCCGATGGCATTGGAGAGATCATCGGTGGGTCAGAAAGGGAAGAGTCTTACGAAAAAATCGTAGAAAGGTTGAAAGAAGAAGGGTTACCTCCAGAGGATTATTCATGGTATTTGGACCTTCGAAAATATGGCTCCGTACCTCATTCTGGTTTTGGTATGGGCCTAGAACGAGTGATTGCATGGGTTTGTGGTTTATCCCATATTCGAGAATGTATCCCTTTTCCAAGGATGATTTACAGGCTAACTCCCTAA
- a CDS encoding lipase family alpha/beta hydrolase, whose translation MFRVRRKTLSAFVFFLIGMFVFQSCIYDFYRKEFASEKKKNYELLLLALLGLMPNPNQKLFGFVPGFSRNLSDSQFVTSDIFTKTGKKKIVFIHGWNPAERDSDPVTNDEKKIQNIKNTFSNGMIHFQEGRESAKSEYDLYLYTYRTSNSILVNGRQFHSTLRSQFSDSDQVYIVAHSMGGLVTRVALAPENGFLPFVRLVVTLASPQFGSPFATPSFLNSNPFLNELGSYLVGTQGGSELSYTNQGQGQPTLSGAANQVLDALNQSYSSSGLNGRFVSFAGVMSGCDDGETVYYNAGCNILSNAGFTDSDGIVPINSARLGNLSYKQINVADCDHSMMAFQTKNVDDSKSQNLFMLVISEIRNSPY comes from the coding sequence ATGTTTCGCGTTAGGCGAAAAACTCTATCAGCTTTTGTATTTTTCCTCATTGGAATGTTTGTATTCCAATCTTGTATTTATGATTTTTATCGTAAGGAATTTGCTTCCGAAAAGAAGAAAAACTACGAGTTATTACTTCTTGCTCTGCTTGGACTTATGCCAAATCCAAACCAAAAACTTTTTGGATTTGTACCTGGATTTTCTAGGAACTTATCAGATTCACAATTTGTAACTTCAGATATTTTCACAAAAACAGGCAAAAAAAAAATCGTATTCATACATGGTTGGAATCCTGCAGAAAGGGATTCAGATCCTGTAACGAATGATGAGAAAAAAATCCAGAATATAAAAAATACTTTTTCTAATGGAATGATCCATTTCCAAGAAGGAAGGGAATCTGCCAAAAGTGAGTATGACCTTTATCTTTATACCTATCGGACTTCCAATAGCATTTTAGTGAATGGTAGGCAGTTTCACAGTACACTCCGTTCCCAGTTTTCGGATTCAGACCAAGTTTATATTGTGGCACATTCAATGGGTGGCCTTGTGACTCGCGTTGCCTTAGCCCCAGAAAATGGTTTTCTACCTTTTGTTCGTTTGGTAGTCACACTAGCAAGTCCCCAGTTCGGCTCTCCGTTTGCTACCCCCAGTTTTTTAAATAGTAATCCATTTTTAAATGAGTTAGGTAGTTATCTTGTTGGAACGCAAGGTGGTTCAGAGCTCAGTTATACAAATCAAGGGCAAGGACAACCAACTTTGTCTGGTGCAGCCAACCAAGTTCTTGATGCACTGAATCAATCTTATTCAAGTTCGGGTCTAAATGGAAGGTTCGTGAGTTTTGCCGGTGTGATGAGTGGTTGCGATGACGGGGAAACTGTATATTACAACGCAGGCTGTAATATACTCAGTAATGCTGGTTTTACAGATTCTGATGGAATTGTTCCGATTAATAGTGCAAGGCTTGGGAATTTATCTTATAAACAAATCAATGTAGCAGACTGCGACCATTCGATGATGGCCTTCCAAACTAAAAACGTTGATGATTCGAAAAGCCAGAACCTTTTTATGTTGGTGATTTCCGAAATTAGAAATTCTCCTTATTAA
- the rlmB gene encoding 23S rRNA (guanosine(2251)-2'-O)-methyltransferase RlmB has protein sequence MEKSPVEILFGKRNFFEFLESLDQMAPERGIKTIREVIIKDSLGNEEKQRIRGYIPNSVKFTTTSTRELDRIASDKNHQGYVIIRTKQKAFSSLGFEHFKQNVEAGAGPILILDRIQDPGNLGNILRTAECMGVKHVLMSDRDTSPITPVVEKVSAGAVHHLQIYRVANLMHGMEFLKKNEYWILATDEEGEESIWETLPDASQMAVIMGNEGEGVKRLLLEEADYVARIPLFGSVTSLNVVVACGITLDRVQNVSR, from the coding sequence ATGGAAAAAAGCCCCGTAGAAATACTTTTCGGTAAACGTAATTTTTTTGAGTTTTTAGAATCTTTGGATCAAATGGCACCAGAACGGGGAATTAAAACCATTCGCGAAGTCATTATCAAAGATTCATTAGGAAATGAAGAAAAACAAAGAATTCGTGGTTATATTCCAAATTCTGTCAAATTTACAACAACTTCCACTCGTGAACTAGATCGAATTGCCTCTGATAAAAATCACCAAGGATATGTGATTATACGAACCAAACAAAAGGCTTTTTCTTCACTTGGGTTTGAACATTTTAAACAGAACGTTGAGGCAGGTGCGGGTCCGATATTGATTTTAGATCGGATTCAAGATCCAGGTAATTTGGGGAATATTTTACGAACTGCTGAATGTATGGGCGTAAAACATGTGTTAATGTCAGATCGTGATACATCCCCTATTACTCCTGTTGTGGAAAAAGTATCGGCGGGTGCCGTCCATCATTTACAAATCTATCGTGTCGCCAATTTGATGCATGGAATGGAGTTTTTGAAAAAAAACGAATATTGGATTCTTGCAACAGATGAAGAAGGAGAAGAATCCATTTGGGAAACTTTGCCAGATGCCTCACAGATGGCAGTGATTATGGGAAATGAAGGCGAAGGTGTGAAACGTTTGCTTTTAGAAGAAGCTGATTATGTAGCAAGAATTCCGTTATTTGGATCTGTTACTTCTTTAAACGTTGTTGTAGCATGTGGAATCACTTTGGACAGGGTTCAAAATGTTTCGCGTTAG